The Cyprinus carpio isolate SPL01 chromosome B19, ASM1834038v1, whole genome shotgun sequence DNA window CCCTTAGAGCTGTCACTCATACCCCAGGGGGCGTGTTCACTTAGGAGGAGGAGTGTCGCTTTAGGCACAGCTGTCGTATGCAAGTCTATGTGTTTGTGGGGAGGAGGACAATGGGTCCTTGTCCTCAGAGAGTTGTGAAGGATGATTTGGACAATCGGCTTTTAAAGGCAAACACTCAAATGTTGTCCCGCTGGTGCCAGACAGCTTATTAATACCCTCCTCtgctccaaaacacacacacactgttgacTAAATCCTGACATGCTTAAGGTAAATTAGAAggtttctttaaattttttagaaTGCACCTCAgctgtataataattgtaaagaGGAATCTTTTTTGCATCTTTGAACAtgtaatatgctagtaatattgttttgttgtttctgttgcTGTACCATGTTGACAATTTGCCATAATATACTTTGAAATACTTTGGAGGAAGATGTAAATACCATCAACTAATATggttatagatttattttaattttattttattttttagtacttTGACGTAACCATCTTGATGCCATCATTATAATGGTACCACCACATCACTTACAAATATACACACTGATTTTTGAGTACATTTGCAATGATTTTTGAAGTCATGACTGTGTTCTTTTCAGGTGTTGGTGCAGCCAGTCTGGCTAAACTCACCTTCATGGTGGGTGGAGTTGAGGAGGAATTTAATGCTGCCCAGGAGCTACTCACCTCTATGGGAGCAAATGCAGTGTACTGTGGCCAAGTGGGAAGTGGACAggtaaatacacacaaacatgaatGTCCTTTAGCCTGTAATCAATTAAAATTTGTAGTAAAGAGATGGTGTCGTCAATGGAACTTCAAAATCCCCTTTCAAACAGAGATTctaggaaaaaaaagacaatttgtcCCAGGATAGTTTGagtttggttcattcacactgacagtgatttcctggaatctgtgtgtgtgtgttcatacacaTCCCATAAAGATCGGTTAGGGCTAGAAGAGATGCAGCTACGGCCACCAGAGCTTattgggcatgcgcacatcaatattgtgcactttatttttgcattattataagGGATAGGTATTGGGCTGgcgtaggtgtagacattaataaaacagaatGTGATAGGTAGCAAATTtactttattgttattttctgGCCATAGCTGTATCCCCTTTAGCCACAACCGTAAAGATCCCATAAACACACGTTAGTCACTCAAGTCATTGACTGTTATTTATATACcgttttttacaatgcagattgtgtcaaagcagctttacattattaaaaaaatggaaatagaaTGTCGAAATAGTGGCCGTTCTACTCTGGCCAGACGagaccagcagtttaattctaggttgcaacaaagtcagattgtgcagaggacatCGGGACATGACGTATAATGTGACTTGTACCGTTCCACTAAGCTGGAGAActatctcagcttcagcgcggatagtgagAAGCTCCCTTGTCAGTCCCTTTACAGTTTGCAGATATTAGTTTTGTTGTGAACGTTGATCTGCATTTATTCTCCCGGTCAAAGAATCACACGTCATTGTGATGACACGTGCATCCTCACTACGACACATTCTCTACGGCATTGGTTCTTCCTTTTGTTTACACAGGGCTTAATCCAGGACTGATcccagcaatgttactaggtccccatcccgggacgtgtttgcgttcacacagaaggcactctGGTGATTTACTGATCTTATGGCAGTTTTCCGGGATCAACACTGTGTGAAAGGGGTTAAAgacttaacctttttttttttgcaatcataCCATGTTCTAAAATGCCCAAGATTGTGTTTTTTCAGTATGCTCTGTTAGAACACATTCATAGATATTGTTGTCTGCTAATGGGCTCATATTTCTCCTATGATTTTCATATTTCCATTTTTCAAGTCAATTTTATCACCATTTGAAACAATCCATGCTGAAATGGACCACACAATCTGTTCAGATCGAATCAGAGAGCTCTTTAAAAAGTTAACTTTTACGTCACATTTCAAACACTGGCAAATTTTTCCtaattttgcttttatattattagtttttctaccatttcaaaataaaagcatctaTCCCGTGTCAAGTGTCTGAAGTGCTGAAGTGCCTTTGACACTAGTAGGTGACAGCAAGTGTCTTTGAtgtgtaaatgtaatgtgttgATGTGCTCATCTGTTATATCCAAGTTGCTGTAGCTTTGTTACCATAAATGCTCATTTTTAACCCAGTATGTTATTCATTATATGACCTATTTAAGTAACACACTAAGCACTCTGTGGTGCATAACAAATTCCTTATGTACTGTCAATAAAAGGTTACTacaaaatctttaaattaaattacttctGTGGCTGAACTAATGTTTTGCAATTTTCTCTTTCAGGCAGCGAAAATCTGCAACAACATGCTGTTAGCAATTGGCATGATTGGTACAGCAGAGACCATGAACCTTGGAATTAggtgaagatgtgtgtgtgtgtgtgtgtgtgtgtgtgtgcgcgcgtgtgtgtgtgtgtgaatgaggcTCCTCTCTAGCTCAAAAACGAGAAAAAAGCATTGAAAAGTAGTTCATATGTAGCCTGCTCTAGTTTCAAACTGCCACATGATTGCTTTGTATAAGAAATTCTGAAATGTAATAGGTTCATGCCATgacttgtttattatttaaataagaaaaaaagtaaaataaggtTCACTCTACTTATTAGTacatatattcacaaaaattattatctttttattttgacCATCTGTCTGAAAAGCTTTGTTTCGGCTTTAACTgctttcactgaaaatcttgctATCTGCTGTAGCTTTCaaatctcatttaattttttcggCTCATTCACTGTCCAACGTTTGACAACAGTGATGATAGACACTATTGGGTGTGTTGTAACTGATcatcatatgctttttttttttttaagataaaaggAGTTAGTTCATATTtcattgtgtttaaaaatgtgtagGCAATATCTTCTCTCTTATTAttacttcattttttaaatatatgttaaagtgAGAAGAGGGGAAAATTATATAAGAGCGTATTGCTTGTCCGTGTTGCTTGCAAATACATCTTAATAGGTTGGATTCAACAGATCAACATATTCTTCATACATATGAGATATGTATTCATATTTGCTTGAATGCAGTCTCAGAAATCTAGCGCGCATGAAGTGATGTTATCCCTCTTCTCTGGGATATAAGGAGCGTGTAGGCATCTGCACACTCATATGCACTTATACAGACTTATTTAGATGCCTTGGGTTCCTGGCTGTCATAAATCTCCCATGCTGCACTGCAGCCTGTCCTCTCATGCAGCAAACTGCACATAGAAAATATAAAGAGGATGAGTGTTTGACTTATTTGAAGATATTATGATTTTCTCTTTCAACCGGAAAGCAAATGGGTGCTTGGGAGAAATAATTAATCTCTCACTATGGAGAATTATCAGTAGGTTTTTCCACATTTCCTCTAGTATCTTTTGTTCTTTCAgttcttacttttatttttacaacttttGTTGAATTTGGTACAAAATTGGGCCTAAAATGTAAAggaaaaaatgtatgtatatatgacaTGTATTTATAAGGATATACATagatgtgtgtgtaattttattcTTCATTAATTAAGCTCATATTAATTGGAACTTACAAGTTTTCCTGTCCTGTTGCCAAAACTGAAcatctgcattttaaaaatattcaattgaattaaatttcacaaacattaaaaagaaaatatattagtttGATCATTTGTTTTGCAATAACTCAATCATTTTGCAATAACTCTGACAAGCTTTTTTGCCAATAACACTaccaattttataatatatatatatatatatatatatatatatatatatatatatatatatatatatatatatatatatatacacacacacacacacacacatacacacacgtggtcagaattgttggtacccttggtaaatatgatcaaagaaggctttgaaaataaatctgcattgttaatccttttgatcttttttttaaaaaatcacaaaaatctaacctttcattggagaataataatttaaaatgggggaaatatcattatgaaataaatgtttttctctaatacacattggacacaaatAACggtacccttttattcaatactttttgaaaccccCATTTGCCAaaataacagctctgagttttctcctataatgtctgatgaggttagagaacacctgacaagagatcagagaccattccttcatccagaatcacttcagaccctttagattcccagctccatgttggtgcttctcctcttcagttcactcctctcattttctatagggtgcaggtcagggaactggaatgtccatagcagaagcttggttttgtggtcagtgacccatttttgtgttatttttaaggtttgtttttggattactgtccggttggaagatccaaacatggcccattataagatttctaacagagtcagtcacttctTGATTTTTGTATCTGTTGgaatttgatagaatccatgatgccatgcatctaaacaagatgtccaagacctgcagcagaaatataggcccacaacatcaaaaatacagcagtatatttcattgtacacatgaggtactttttatccctgtgttcactaaacccatcttgagtgtttgctgctaaaaagctcatttttttagtttcatctgaccctGAGACttaactattttctgcaattctccagctgtggtccttggagagtctttagccactcaaactctcctcctcaccgtgcattatgatgatatagacacatgtcctcttccacgcagatttataacattttctgttgattggaaattattaattattgccctgatggtggaaatgggaatttttactgctctagctcttttgtGAAGCTCCATTATCTTtggctgcacatcagaaatatattctttggtttttctcattgtgatgaatGATTATGGAaatttggcctttgttttccctcctatttatattcctgtgaaactggaagccatggctggataatttcatgtaaatatgaatgggaatttaattcacagatattttatattttatatgaatttctAGAGGTACCAATAATTGTccaacatgtatttgagaaaaacatttatttcataatgagattttcccccattttcaattgttttagttaaatgaaaggttagattttagtgatttttttaaaaataaaagaccaaaaggattaataatgcaggtttattttcacagccttctttgataatatttaccaagggtaccaacaattctgaccatgtgtgtatgtatgtagtaaaaagattaatcgcgattaatctcatccaaaataaaagtttttggttacatagtatatgtgtatgtactgtgtatatttattaagtatatatacacacacatgaatgtatatatttaagaaaaatatgttaagtttatatattaaatatattatatatatataatttttttttttttttttttaaatataatgagaTTATTTACTTTTCTTCCCTAGTAGATATAATTAGTTAATAGCGGAATAATGTTTACGGCAATAAATTCAGTATTGAGTTGCGATTATGTGGAGAAATGGTCGAGAAATCTGTTTTAAAAGAGTGATGGTACACCAAATTGTACCCTCTTTGTAGAAAAAGGCccttttcttaattttcttcaaCGAGTGCTGGATATCCCTGGACATGTGTGATGTTTCACTTTTTCACAGAAAAAGTGTCCCCAATAGACAGATATCTCccctctcgctctttctctctctctctccatctatctTGACTTATGCATGCATATGCTGCTGTCTACTCTTTAAGACCCTCAGCTACAACCAAGAATGagcctgttttttttgtttttgtatttttaatgatgCAACATACACACGATTGAGAGGCTTTGAAAGTTCATCCACTACACAAgcaccctcacacacacagcctgtgtaCAGATGTTTAAAAAGATAATTGACATTTGgtaataaactcgtttgttgcctcttaaagacattgataaaattgtagcctgtgtgtgtttgcttataAGACTGTGTTTATAATCTTGTGAGCACCAGGGTTTGATGAAGATGAAATGAGAGCAAGAAGCATAGTGTATAAACATAAGTCTTTAACAAAATGGGCCCCCGTTCTAATTCAGTGATCAAACATCAAACGCCTCTAGTTTATTTCCTCCTCTATTTTTCTTTAACTGTAATTCACTCATCCTGTTTAACTAGGCTCTCACATCTGTTTTCCTTTCCCTCGCTGCTGTGGTATTAACCTGCACACACTTCACACTCGATTTCATCAGCCAAATCTTCACAAGTATCCTTTGAAAGTGTCTCTTtcatgtaaatttaatgtgtaaaTGGTTTGGATAATATCCATAGGAGCAGAATGAGGGCTATACAAAATGACGTTTAGCATTTTAACAGTGAAGGCGCCTCCccttcatgcacacacactcgtTTCTTGCGCCGAGAGAGTGATTTGTGTTGTAGCAGAGAAGCCAGGTTGCAGTTGAGGCAGTAACCTTTTCAGCAACCAACCAACAAAGAAAGTGAGTGTGTATGAATGAGAGCTAGCTAAAGAAAGGAGGGGACGATGTTGAACATATGTCACCGGTTGTCCCCAAGAGACCAAGAGACACAGACATAAAGGGGGAAAGTGAGGGAGCGAGAGAGAATGGGAGATTGATACGGGGTCAGTCGGTGGGCTGTTTACAGACATTAAACCCTCCAAAAACAACTGTCAAATGACAGCgccgctcacaaacacacacacattattgaGATTACATTTTCCAAAACAGTCTGTAAAATCAGACAGTGTGGGATGGACGGATGGAATAACAGAAAGGGGAAAGAAACAGACTTTTTATGCACGGCTGTGTGTCCTTGTCTACTAATTATTGCATAGACTTATAAAAGTCTTggtgcgtgtgagtgtgtatgaaGGCGCGGCCCCCTGAATGAGAGACAGGTGGAGTTACTGTATAACTGCTCTTAAACACTCATCATAGTTTAATAGACATAAGAAAGCTAAAAAGCGCACTTTACTGTCTCACCACCGCTGCCGCTCCGGCGTGAGTGCGCACGCACACACGTGTGTCGAGGCGCTCTTGATGTGGTCATATTTATGTTCTTGTTAAAGCAAGAGACGGCAGCTCTTTGCCCAGTTACACTTCATCCTCAGATTTCCCTCGTTTCCCCCCTCTTCTCTTCATCTTCCTTTTGTTTCAAAATGGCTTTTTGTCAACTGCCACCTAATTTTCTTTTGTCTCAGCAAATAGTGCTAGGTGACGGtttttattagtggtgtttgtaTCAGTAATGTGACTATTTTGTTCTAGCTATTgattcattctaatatactggAAAAATgctattcataaataaaaatgccatttaaatgtttttctactttaagcgtcattttagtttattagtaaaattaacaattattttgacatttatactCTCCTGATAAAATAGTTTGAcaaaatttctgattatttagtagggaaaaaaattaacaaaaccattattatttaaaaaaaggtcttGTGTTTTCAGATAGTTTGACCTTTTTGTCATAAGCCAAGTCTAGTTCAGATTTAAAAATGCCATGTGTAGTGActccccaaaaaatatttaatataattttgtaatatataaagggggaaagtaataaaaatgaccaatTAAGTAAAATTCATATAttcaatataaagtgggacccaaaagtgttttataatttattcaaactttatcacttatatttaatatattcaaatattcattattttcaaaGTGTAAGGAaagtatgctgttattttttacttGATGGCTTTACTACATTACATGTGTAGTGATTACAATGAGTGATTAGGTCAAACCTTTTCTTAAATTAtatcaaagtttttaaaaagcatatgaAAATGagatgaatagtttttttttttctacaatacaaaaagaatactatattttttcacaattttaataaTGGCTTTTAGAGGCAACCAATATCATAGTTTATTACCAAATATCATTTTGAAGATGAGCTCTTTTGACTAAAAAACTAAACAAGCACCTAACTAGGCTCTAGTGACCATACACTTATCATCATGGCAGCagctttcttcagaaaatgtcacaatcgttctgttgtgtttgctgtCTTGTCAGTTTTGTCCTGTTATACTGTGTTATTTGGGTGCACATTCGTTTGTAAAGCAGCAAGGCCCATTTCACTCAGATCTACTTTAAATGCAGGACTGGAATCACCCTGGTTTCTAATATGGGGGACAGATTGGTGGGGGCGAGTTAATAAGACAGCTGCTTGTGTCAGAGTTTTATTACCCCTGCATTTGTGTGGGGGACAACAAGCGGGAGAGTGGAAAATGATGAACTGCAGCTCCTGTTAAATATCAATACTGTATTATCCAGGCCTGCTTTCCACTTAGGGATGATCTGGTCATGTGCCTAAAGGTCAGCGCTCTGTCTGACCTCTGTCCTTtgacctgtctctctctcttttgatcAGACTGGGTTTAGATCCAAAGCTGCTAGCGAAGATTCTGAACATGAGTTCAGGACGATGTTGGTCCAGTGACAAGTATAACCCCGTCCCAGGTGTCATGGAAGGAGTGCCTTCAGCAAATAACTACCAGGGAGGCTTTGGCACAAAGCTAATGGCTAAGGCAAGTGGAAgcattcttcttttttcttttaatcacatttatttatttattgatgccaagtttaaatgattttaaggcaaaactgtaagaaaaaaaacatgttgtgttCTCAGGATCTTGGTTTTGCTCAGGATACGGCGACCAGTACCCAGACCCCAATTCCTCTTGGTTCTTTGGCACACCAGATCTACCGTGCGATGTGCGCTTGTGGCTACTCTAACAAAGACTTTTCCTCCGTCTTCCAGTTTTTACGAGAGGAGGGGGTGTAGTAGGTCCATTGGAAGTGACCCAGACTCTGTGTGAGAAACGGACATTGTGACTTGCTGGTTTATTATTGATATGCATGTGCGTTTATTTTCAAAGGGATGTTACAGGTATGTTGAAGCTAATTAGTGTATAGCATTGAGAGTCCGATGCTTCTCTTAGGTTGTTGCCAGATTTGGCCTTTTTTAACTATGACCGGTTCGAACTGTTACTCAAGCTTGCTTACGTCACACTTTTACCTGCAAATGTGTACAGTCATTCTTTTCCACTTTGAGCTAGTAATTTGAGCCAGTTCTAAGCCAATATTGATTTGAGGTCCTGATCAGACGCTGCTAGAAATGTTTATGAATCCACATGACATACCTCATCTGTTTCAGTTGTGCTTAAACTGAATCGAAACTGTGAAAATTTTTACAAAGAAGTAGTAGGTCCCTTGTTTTTCTGGAATAGttacattaaaagaatagttcacctagaaataacaattaaaaaaaatgctgaaaatgtactattCCTGTACTactcctcaggccatccaagatgcagatgagtttgttttttcatgggaacggatttggagaaatttagctttacatcaatTGCTTAccagtggatcttctgcagtCCAACTTCAGtacatcaattaatatcttgtgaagtgaaaagatgtgtTTGAAACAAATCCAATAAGtatgaaacaaacaaatctatCAATCCATTAAgaggttttaacttcaaaccgctGCTCCTGGCTGAAAATAAAAGAGTCCTCTGTCCATAATTTTActttctccattgaaaatgtaattttatctgaatcaagagagaaatatgcacagatcaaacactgtttacaatcAAAGACAGTTCTAAACAAGTATATCGGTGCATTTTGATGCGCAAGGACAACACAggattgactttttcactggaggaagcatttttatggattatggactcttattttggccagaagcaacagtttaaagttagcAGTTTAAAATCGCCTTcatggatttgtttatttaaacaatgtacacagcttttcgcttcacgaTTTAATAACTGAtcgactggagtcgtgtggattatttgtggtttattgtggtgtttttagaAGCTGTTTGGactgtgagcaagtgatgtaatgcaaattttttccaaatctgttccaataaaaaaaaacaaattcatctccatcttggatagcctgagtgtacatttccagcaaattttctttttgggtgaactattccattaaaacTGACCTCTGTTTTACACTAAATAGTTTATACACTGACGTCTCTgtcttttttagtgtttttttttttttttttttttttctgaccacaaTTTCTCTTATTATCCGTTTCTTTTCCACTAAACAAAAGGCTTTACGTCGTCCTGGTGTGTATGTACATGCGTATATTTGTAATGGTGCTGTATTGAGAATGAGCAGTGTTAATTGTCTCTACTTTATAGAGGTCCTGTTGAGACGCACACTAAGATGAGACCGACGCCGTCTGTGTGCTAGACACATACTCTCGCCCATGGCTCAAGAATCATGGTGTGTCTTCTATACAAGAATGTTCTTGTTCATATAATGTCCTCAATAAAGAAGTTAACTGTCATCTCTTTAAGGCGAATTATAGTATATTGAAACATCTGCTTTTGGTCTGAAAAAGATAGTCCCGCCCATTTGTAGGGTTGGTCGGGATACTCAACAAAAAGATCGAAGTTTTGATAACTGCAGTATTTATAGGTTGTTTTTCAGGGAAATCAGCCTACAGATGGCTTATTTATATTTGATACTATTTTAACATTCAAACATTACCTCTCTGGTGTATTGCTATATATAACTTTCTCCAATTCATATGAACGTTTAATAAGGCTGCGTTTGCGTTTGATGTCGGTTTAACTGAAGGGCTGGTGTGTTTGGGCTGGGTTAAGTAAAGTAAAGACAAGGGACTTGATGACATCACCTTCAGCCAGGTTAGCATACATTAGCTACAACAAGAAAATCAAAGATTTACAGGTGTACGTGTAAGAAACACAACTACCTAAAGCATATGATATTTACAAAAGGAGAAGTAAGGTTGCAGTGATGTTTTAATGCTGAAATGAATTAGTCCCTTCACTGCCCTCTGACTTACTGTCCTGATGTCGGTCCTCTGGTGTCTGCGGTCTGCctgatttttttccattgttcTGTCCACATGCTCACACGCAATCATGCTCTACAAATGATGCCCTTATTTCCATCATCACAATCAGAAAGCCAACTAAACAAGGCATCACCCGTGGGCTCTTTTCTTTAATGGTGTTTTTGGTCTTTCGTtcgtgtgtttttattattccgGCAGTGCTGTTTGTGTCTGTAGACAGCCTCAGACAGGCCAGCC harbors:
- the LOC109112320 gene encoding 3-hydroxyisobutyrate dehydrogenase, mitochondrial-like gives rise to the protein MSMAALFRGYRNFYKRSNKHVELSLVSYRSMASKTPVGFIGLGNMGTPMARNLLKHGYPVIATDVFPESFKDLQDSGAQILDCPAEVADKADRIITMLPSSPNVIEVYTGPNGILKKVKKGTLLIDSSTIDPAVSREMAIAAEKMGAVFMDAPVSGGVGAASLAKLTFMVGGVEEEFNAAQELLTSMGANAVYCGQVGSGQAAKICNNMLLAIGMIGTAETMNLGIRLGLDPKLLAKILNMSSGRCWSSDKYNPVPGVMEGVPSANNYQGGFGTKLMAKDLGFAQDTATSTQTPIPLGSLAHQIYRAMCACGYSNKDFSSVFQFLREEGV